One window of the Rosa rugosa chromosome 3, drRosRugo1.1, whole genome shotgun sequence genome contains the following:
- the LOC133737356 gene encoding uncharacterized protein LOC133737356, which yields MGTWGTGGNDCTEAMWHALALNFRYFYQRQTLHPRELLTGHLGDLLLDQTPVETAKTEKILRSLTDRSNYIVCPIEESKDIDELSIDELQSSLIVHEQKFYRQNGEEQALKVSYDHEEKSSGRYECPTWGKGANYAEMDEQEEMFLMAYVEINRAKREDAWFLDSGCSNHMCGDRSLFSELNESFRQVVKLGNNTRMSVAGVFFVPELKKNLLSIGQLQERGLLFSYRQDSETGFHTTSQDITHLWHCRLGHLSHKGIKTLQLKNMVHGLPKLPVSDVV from the exons atgggaacttgggggactgggGGTAATGATTGTACAGAAGCCATGTGGCATGCACTCGCCTTGAACTTCCGATACTTCTACCAAAGACAAACTCTccacccaagagaactcttgaccgggcacttgggggacttgttg CTGGATCAGACTCCTGTAGAGACAGCTAAAACAGAGAAGATTCTTAGATCTTTAACTGACAGATCTAACTATATAGTCTGTCCAATTGAAGAGTCTAAAGATATTGATGAATTGTCCATTGATGAGTTACAAAGCTCTTTGATAGTTCATGAGCAAAAGTTTTATAGGCAGAATGGTGAAGAACAGGCTCTCAAGGTGTCTTATGATCATGAGGAGAAGTCAAGTGGAAGA TACGAGTGTCCTACATGGGGCAAAGGAGCAAATTATGCAGAGATGGATGAGCAAGAAGAGATGTTTTTGATGGCTTATGTTGAAATCAATAGGGCAAAGAGAGAAGATGCATGGTTCTTAGACTCGGGTTGCAGCAACCACATGTGTGGTGATAGATCCTTGTTTTCTGAGTTAAATGAGAGCTTTCGGCAAGTGGTGAAGTTGGGAAATAACACAAGGATGAGTGTTGCTG GAGTGTTCTTTGTGCCAGAGCTGAAGAAAAATCTTCTAAGCATAGGACAACTACAGGAGAGAGGTCTGCTATTCTCATATAGGCAGGACAGT GAAACCGGCTTTCACACAACCTCTCAAGACATCACTCATCTTTGGCATTGTAGACTCGGCCACCTCAGTCACAAAGGCATAAAGACCTTGCAGCTTAAGAACATGGTTCATGGATTGCCTAAGCTTCCTGTTTCAGATGTGGTGTGA